A region of Micromonospora sp. WMMD882 DNA encodes the following proteins:
- a CDS encoding sulfurtransferase — protein MAVPSDPNPRLQSYADPQRLVTTEWLAEQLGTEGLVVVESDEDVLLYDTGHLPGAVKIDWHLELNDQVTRDYLDAKAFAELCAAKGIGRDDTVVFYGDNFNWWAAYAFWVFSLFGHRDLRLLDGGRQKWIAEGRELTREKTVRPRADYPVPTRDDAPLRAFREQVMAHVAAGRPLVDVRSPGEYTGEMLHMPDYPQEGALRGGHVPGAVNKPWKSAANEDGTFRPADELRAIYADQLGLSPDDDVIAYCRIGERSSHTWFVLRHLLGYPQVRNYDGSWTEWGNLVRAPVVRGDQPGGLNP, from the coding sequence ATGGCTGTGCCGAGCGATCCGAACCCCCGTCTCCAGTCGTACGCCGACCCGCAGCGGCTCGTCACCACCGAGTGGCTCGCCGAGCAGCTCGGGACCGAAGGGCTGGTGGTGGTGGAGTCCGATGAGGACGTCCTGCTCTACGACACCGGTCACCTGCCCGGAGCTGTCAAGATCGACTGGCATCTGGAGCTCAACGACCAGGTCACCCGGGACTACCTCGACGCGAAGGCGTTCGCCGAGCTGTGCGCCGCCAAGGGCATCGGGCGGGACGACACGGTGGTCTTCTACGGCGACAACTTCAACTGGTGGGCCGCGTACGCGTTCTGGGTCTTCTCCCTCTTCGGTCACCGCGACCTGCGGCTGCTCGACGGCGGCCGGCAGAAGTGGATCGCCGAGGGACGGGAGCTCACCCGGGAGAAGACCGTCCGGCCGCGCGCCGACTACCCGGTGCCCACCCGCGACGACGCGCCGCTGCGCGCGTTCCGCGAGCAGGTGATGGCCCACGTGGCGGCCGGTCGGCCGCTTGTCGACGTGCGTTCCCCGGGCGAGTACACCGGCGAGATGCTGCACATGCCCGACTACCCCCAGGAGGGCGCGCTGCGCGGCGGGCACGTCCCCGGCGCGGTGAACAAGCCCTGGAAGTCGGCGGCGAACGAGGACGGCACGTTCCGCCCGGCGGACGAGCTGCGCGCCATCTACGCCGACCAGTTGGGGCTGAGCCCGGACGACGACGTGATCGCGTACTGCCGGATCGGCGAGCGGTCCAGCCACACCTGGTTCGTGCTGCGCCACCTGCTCGGCTACCCGCAGGTGCGCAACTACGACGGCTCGTGGACAGAATGGGGCAACCTGGTCCGGGCGCCCGTGGTCCGGGGCGACCAGCCCGGCGGCCTCAACCCCTGA
- a CDS encoding proline--tRNA ligase encodes MMVRMSTLLLRTLREDPADAEVPSHRLLLRAGYIRRAASGGYTWLPLGKLVLDRVTEVVRAELTAIGDQEVCFPALLPAEPYQTSGRWSAYGDDIFTLTDRRGAPHLLGPTHEELAALLVKDLFTSYRDFPVTLFQIQTKFRDEARPRAGLLRGREFLMKDAYSFDLDEAGLVEAYARHRAAYRRIFDRLGLEYTVVTATSGAMGGSVSEEFLATTPVGEDTYVACEACDHAANTEAVTTPVPPAGDPAAHPPATVHDTPDTPTIAALVDLANTRRLGGRGDWTAADTLKNVVLSVHRAGTDEPELLVAGVPGDREVDLRRVDAALSPATATVFDGFADRPELVRGYIGPQLLAKLGIRYLVDPRVTPGTAWLTGANEPGRHAVDVVCGRDFVPDGVIEAADVRPGDACPACPAGTLTMRRGIEVGHVFQLGRRYTDAFAVDVLGPAGKPVRPVMGCYGIGISRLVATIAEQHHDERGLRWPTVVAPLDVHVIAAGKGGQLDAALDLGGRLAAAGLRVLVDDRTHVSAGVKFTDAELIGVPRAVVVGRRLADGYVELRDRITGTRTEAPLADLPDALARPA; translated from the coding sequence ATGATGGTGCGGATGTCGACCCTGCTGCTGCGGACCCTGCGGGAGGACCCGGCGGACGCGGAGGTGCCGAGTCACCGGCTGCTGCTGCGCGCCGGCTACATCCGGCGGGCCGCGTCGGGCGGCTACACCTGGCTGCCGCTGGGCAAACTGGTCCTGGACCGGGTCACCGAGGTGGTCCGGGCGGAGCTGACCGCGATCGGCGACCAGGAGGTGTGCTTCCCGGCGCTGCTGCCGGCCGAGCCGTACCAGACCAGCGGCCGGTGGAGCGCGTACGGCGACGACATCTTCACCCTCACCGACCGGCGCGGCGCCCCGCACCTGCTGGGCCCCACCCACGAGGAGCTGGCCGCGCTGCTGGTGAAGGACCTGTTCACCTCGTACCGGGATTTTCCGGTGACGTTGTTCCAGATCCAGACGAAGTTCCGGGACGAGGCCCGGCCCCGGGCCGGTCTGCTGCGCGGCCGGGAGTTCCTGATGAAGGACGCCTACTCGTTCGACCTGGACGAGGCCGGGCTGGTCGAGGCGTACGCCCGGCACCGGGCCGCGTACCGGCGGATCTTCGACCGGTTGGGGTTGGAGTACACGGTGGTCACCGCGACCTCCGGAGCGATGGGCGGCTCGGTGTCGGAGGAGTTCCTCGCCACCACGCCGGTCGGCGAGGACACTTACGTCGCCTGCGAGGCCTGCGACCACGCCGCCAACACCGAGGCGGTCACCACGCCCGTGCCGCCGGCCGGTGACCCGGCCGCGCACCCGCCGGCCACCGTCCACGACACCCCGGACACCCCCACCATCGCCGCCCTGGTCGACCTGGCCAACACCCGCCGGCTGGGCGGCCGGGGCGACTGGACCGCCGCCGACACGTTGAAGAACGTCGTGCTGTCCGTCCACCGTGCCGGCACGGACGAGCCGGAGCTGTTGGTGGCCGGGGTGCCCGGCGACCGGGAGGTCGACCTGCGGCGGGTGGACGCGGCGCTCAGCCCGGCGACCGCCACCGTCTTCGACGGCTTCGCCGACCGGCCGGAGCTGGTACGCGGGTACATCGGCCCGCAACTGCTGGCCAAACTCGGCATCCGCTACCTGGTCGACCCCCGGGTGACGCCGGGCACCGCCTGGCTGACCGGGGCGAACGAGCCCGGCCGGCACGCCGTCGACGTGGTGTGCGGGCGGGACTTCGTCCCGGACGGCGTGATCGAGGCGGCCGACGTCCGCCCCGGCGACGCCTGCCCGGCCTGCCCGGCCGGCACGCTGACCATGCGGCGGGGCATCGAGGTCGGGCACGTCTTCCAGCTCGGACGGCGCTACACCGACGCCTTCGCCGTGGACGTGCTCGGCCCGGCCGGCAAACCGGTCCGCCCGGTGATGGGCTGCTACGGCATCGGCATCTCCCGGCTGGTCGCCACGATCGCCGAGCAGCACCACGACGAGCGGGGGCTGCGCTGGCCGACGGTGGTCGCGCCGCTCGACGTACACGTGATCGCGGCGGGCAAGGGCGGGCAGCTCGACGCGGCGCTCGACCTCGGCGGACGGCTCGCCGCCGCCGGCCTGCGGGTGCTCGTCGACGACCGCACGCACGTCTCGGCCGGGGTCAAGTTCACCGACGCCGAGCTGATCGGCGTCCCGCGCGCCGTCGTGGTCGGTCGCCGGCTGGCCGACGGGTACGTCGAGCTGCGGGACCGGATCACCGGCACGCGGACCGAGGCGCCCCTGGCCGACCTGCCCGACGCGCTGGCCCGTCCCGCCTGA
- a CDS encoding CBS domain-containing protein — protein MSGYRVSDVMTRQVVYLSAETPLDEAARVMKDADIGDVVVTDGATLAGMLTDRDIVVRAVAERSDPSTTTIGSIITREVVMIDQHCSAGEAAALMRERGVRRILVCDADRKLVGIVSLGDLARQLDPDSALGEISEQAPAT, from the coding sequence ATGTCCGGTTACCGGGTCAGCGACGTGATGACCCGACAGGTGGTCTACCTGTCGGCCGAGACGCCCCTGGACGAGGCGGCCCGGGTGATGAAGGACGCCGACATCGGCGACGTGGTGGTGACCGACGGGGCCACGTTGGCCGGCATGCTCACCGACCGGGACATCGTGGTCCGCGCGGTGGCCGAGCGGAGTGATCCTTCCACCACCACCATCGGCTCGATCATCACCCGCGAGGTGGTCATGATCGACCAGCACTGTTCGGCCGGGGAGGCCGCGGCGCTGATGCGGGAGCGCGGGGTGCGCCGCATCCTGGTCTGCGACGCGGACCGGAAGCTGGTCGGCATCGTCTCCCTCGGCGACCTGGCGCGGCAGCTCGATCCCGACTCGGCCCTCGGCGAGATCAGCGAGCAGGCCCCCGCCACCTGA
- a CDS encoding SufE family protein, translating into MSEMPPRLAEIVDEFAAAPRDVVLEMLIEYADVLPPLPADQVDRAGLEQVPECQTAFFLRARVAPDGTVTTLFDCPPEAPTTRAFAGILAEGLAGADAGQVLAVPDDLYQRMGLAQAISPLRVRGGTAILARLKRQVREQTDGASGS; encoded by the coding sequence ATGTCCGAGATGCCGCCCAGGCTGGCCGAGATCGTCGACGAGTTCGCCGCCGCGCCGCGCGACGTGGTGCTGGAGATGCTGATCGAGTACGCCGACGTCCTGCCGCCGTTGCCCGCCGACCAGGTCGACCGGGCGGGTCTGGAGCAGGTGCCCGAGTGTCAGACGGCGTTCTTCCTCCGGGCCCGGGTCGCCCCGGACGGCACGGTGACCACCCTCTTCGACTGCCCGCCGGAGGCGCCGACCACCCGCGCCTTCGCCGGCATCCTCGCCGAGGGGCTGGCCGGGGCGGACGCCGGGCAGGTGCTCGCCGTCCCCGACGACCTGTACCAGCGGATGGGGCTCGCCCAGGCGATCAGTCCGTTGCGGGTGCGGGGCGGCACCGCCATCCTGGCCAGGTTGAAGCGTCAGGTACGCGAGCAGACCGACGGCGCGTCCGGAAGCTGA
- a CDS encoding DsbA family oxidoreductase, with the protein MEIEIYADVVCPWCYIGKRRLEEALAVHPGEVTLRYRPFQLDPSPVPEPRPLVEGLGAKFGGAERARQMFAQVTEVAAGAGLTLDFDRAVTANTFDAHRLIRYAAERGRAAETIEALFRAYFTEGVDVGSRAALATVAAPIGFDGTEVRAFLDSDAGVAELAAELAAARELGVTSVPTFVLAGKYAISGAQEPETLLAALAEAERRESDQA; encoded by the coding sequence ATGGAGATCGAGATCTACGCCGACGTGGTCTGCCCCTGGTGCTACATCGGCAAGCGCCGGCTCGAAGAGGCGCTGGCCGTCCACCCGGGCGAGGTCACCCTCCGCTACCGGCCGTTCCAGCTCGACCCGTCCCCGGTGCCCGAGCCCCGGCCGCTGGTCGAGGGGCTGGGCGCGAAGTTCGGTGGCGCGGAGCGGGCCCGGCAGATGTTCGCGCAGGTCACCGAGGTGGCCGCCGGGGCCGGTCTGACCCTGGACTTCGACCGGGCGGTCACCGCCAACACGTTCGACGCGCACCGGCTGATCCGGTACGCGGCCGAGCGGGGCCGGGCCGCCGAGACGATCGAGGCGCTGTTCCGGGCGTACTTCACCGAGGGGGTGGACGTCGGCTCGCGGGCGGCGCTCGCCACGGTCGCCGCCCCGATCGGCTTCGACGGGACGGAGGTACGCGCCTTCCTCGACTCGGACGCCGGGGTGGCCGAGCTGGCGGCGGAGCTGGCCGCCGCCCGGGAGCTCGGCGTGACGAGCGTGCCGACCTTCGTCCTGGCCGGCAAGTACGCGATCAGCGGCGCGCAGGAGCCGGAGACGCTGTTGGCCGCGCTGGCCGAGGCGGAACGCCGCGAGTCCGACCAGGCGTGA
- a CDS encoding YbaK/EbsC family protein: protein MGTLKTEPARDRLDLLAPPVADAVRRWPADVPVDVAGVLVAPIDTSLADTAAFCVAYGVGLDVSANCVVVAGKREGVVRYAACVVLATTRVDVNGVARRALDVRKASFAPMADAVGSTGMEYGGITPIGLPEEWPILVDSRVVATPHVVIGSGVRHSKIALPGPALGALPNARVVEGLAKLTQ, encoded by the coding sequence ATGGGGACGTTGAAGACCGAGCCCGCACGCGACCGGCTCGACCTGCTCGCGCCACCCGTGGCCGACGCGGTGCGGCGGTGGCCCGCCGACGTGCCGGTGGACGTGGCGGGCGTGCTGGTGGCTCCGATCGACACCTCGCTCGCCGACACCGCCGCCTTCTGCGTCGCGTACGGGGTGGGGCTGGACGTCTCCGCCAACTGCGTCGTGGTGGCCGGGAAACGGGAGGGCGTCGTCCGCTACGCCGCGTGCGTGGTCCTCGCCACCACCCGGGTCGACGTGAACGGGGTGGCCCGGCGGGCGCTGGACGTACGTAAGGCGAGCTTCGCCCCGATGGCCGACGCGGTCGGGTCGACAGGCATGGAGTACGGCGGCATCACCCCGATCGGCCTGCCCGAGGAGTGGCCGATCCTGGTGGACAGCCGGGTCGTCGCCACGCCGCATGTGGTCATCGGCTCCGGCGTACGGCACAGCAAGATCGCGCTGCCCGGCCCGGCGTTGGGCGCGCTGCCCAACGCCCGGGTCGTCGAGGGGCTGGCCAAGCTCACACAGTGA
- a CDS encoding heavy metal translocating P-type ATPase: MIPLGRVLPFVGDTVPRLVPTFVPRLVGDSVPRLVGEASRSAGSTAARLARTAGLSSRRVWSRPGRHHIEVRGVCQDGGDRLARQVEQALEKLPGVRWARVNAPSGRVVVAVGEPEPRLRDLIRTIERAERRSDHEPDPEIPPPHPPEEGPRTPRTLGGLASDALGLTLAAAARILPFTPVPGEVAGFLTAVDLHPKLHALANRGLRADPRAELVFPLAEAVVQGLSGGWTGLVVDSAQRVVQWGEARAQQDAWRHAEPQLTGDPDRAVARAPAIGRPRAKPDGPIERYVNRALLAGVAAGAAAIPAVGVKRAAAVALASLPKAPGSGREGYAAQLGRILARRGVIAMDRGVLRELDRIDTLVLDAAVLGSDRGVLTDLAPLAGVDPERAASRAFALFDPAAPERPQAAEGWRLGPLDRMTARDPGDTDDSRRLRAAGGLLLGLAGGNTLTAVLRVESEPAPGVDALTAAARRAGLRLVVAGDTDRRYDVADAVLPGGPRIAETVRALQFDGAVVMLVSADRAALGVADCGLGVAGPDDPPPWGAHLLVGTDLRTCALVVEATGVARRMSRQNIRIAEAGTGLGALAAFTTEPRLLPGRTLSAVNAAAALAFAHGVWRARHLSTPTDGPAPTRTAWHLMPAQTVLDLLDTRADGLASAEVAGRRRSGDPEATGPGGLFRAFVDELANPLTPVLAAGAALSAAFGSLVDAALVGGIVGGSALVGAVHQRNTERALAELLSRSAVTARVRRDGVEQSVTADDLVVGDVILLGPGDAVPADCRVLESVGLEADESSLTGESLPVAKTDRPVVAATLADRRSMLYEGSSVAAGHGTAVVVATGVDTEAGRSLALARQATPTGGVEARLGRLTRAAVPLAVGSAIAVAGAGLLRGVPLAQTAAAAANLAVASVPEGLPFLVSAAQLAAARRLAEHGALVRNPRTIEALGRVDVLCFDKTGTLTEGRLLLAGVGDGDRYAPVERLDGAGPLRATLAAALRATPDAADPAELPEQTDRAIRLGARRLDGPASDEPASHGPTSDGPASDGPAERFGADGWRAVGGLPFEPSRGYHATLGEDDDGLLLSVKGAPETVLPRCVAHRRADGTRHPLDDRDRARLQEILAERAGAGHRVLAVAERRVPGRMVTDSEVRELTFVGYLTLADGIRSSAAPAVRRIRQAGVHTIMITGDHPATAATIAATISPDGDEQRVVTATELDQLDDEALADRLARTDVVARCTPTHKVRIIQALQKRGRVVAMTGDGANDAPAIRLADVGIALGQRGTPAAKAAADLVVTDDRLETIIATLVEGRAMWSSVRHALSILVGGNLGEIAFSVLTAAVTGRSALNGRQLLLVNLLTDLAPAMAIAVRPPARGHESLLREGPDTSLGETLTREIGLRAAATTLGATAGWTMARWTGTRRRAGTVALASLVGTQLGQTVLAGGTSPSVLASTAASVGVLVVVVQTPGLSQFFGCTPLGPVGWTIAAGSALGATLGNGALTRLTQGKPPS, from the coding sequence ATGATCCCGCTCGGCAGGGTCCTGCCTTTCGTCGGTGACACCGTGCCCCGGCTCGTCCCCACCTTCGTGCCCCGGCTGGTCGGAGACTCCGTGCCCCGGCTGGTCGGTGAAGCCTCCCGCAGCGCCGGCTCGACCGCCGCCCGGCTGGCCCGTACCGCCGGCCTGTCCTCCCGGCGGGTGTGGTCGCGGCCCGGACGGCACCACATCGAGGTGCGCGGGGTCTGCCAGGACGGCGGTGACCGGCTGGCCCGGCAGGTCGAGCAGGCCCTGGAGAAGCTGCCCGGGGTGCGCTGGGCGCGGGTCAACGCCCCGTCCGGTCGGGTGGTGGTGGCCGTCGGGGAACCCGAGCCGAGGCTGCGCGACCTGATCCGGACGATCGAACGGGCGGAACGCCGCAGCGACCACGAGCCCGACCCGGAGATCCCCCCGCCGCACCCGCCCGAGGAGGGCCCCCGCACCCCCCGCACCCTCGGCGGGCTCGCCTCCGACGCGCTCGGCCTGACCCTCGCGGCGGCCGCCCGGATCCTGCCGTTCACCCCGGTGCCGGGCGAGGTGGCCGGCTTCCTCACCGCCGTCGACCTGCATCCGAAACTGCACGCCCTGGCCAACCGTGGCCTGCGCGCCGACCCCCGCGCCGAGCTGGTCTTCCCGCTCGCGGAGGCGGTGGTGCAGGGGCTTTCCGGCGGGTGGACCGGGCTGGTGGTCGACAGCGCCCAACGGGTCGTGCAGTGGGGGGAGGCCCGCGCCCAGCAGGACGCCTGGCGACACGCCGAGCCGCAGCTCACCGGCGACCCGGACCGGGCCGTCGCCCGCGCCCCCGCCATCGGCCGTCCCCGGGCCAAACCGGACGGCCCCATCGAGCGGTACGTCAACCGGGCGTTGCTGGCCGGCGTGGCGGCCGGCGCGGCGGCCATCCCGGCGGTCGGCGTGAAACGGGCCGCGGCGGTGGCGCTCGCGTCGCTGCCGAAAGCCCCCGGCTCCGGCCGCGAGGGGTACGCCGCCCAGCTCGGCCGGATCCTGGCCCGCCGGGGCGTCATCGCCATGGACCGCGGCGTGCTGCGGGAACTCGACCGGATCGACACCCTGGTCCTGGACGCGGCCGTGCTCGGCTCCGACCGGGGCGTCCTGACCGACCTGGCCCCGCTGGCCGGCGTGGACCCGGAACGGGCGGCCAGCCGCGCGTTCGCGCTCTTCGACCCGGCGGCCCCCGAACGACCGCAGGCCGCCGAGGGCTGGCGGCTCGGCCCGCTGGACCGGATGACCGCCCGCGACCCGGGCGACACCGACGACAGCCGACGGCTGCGGGCCGCCGGTGGCCTGCTGCTCGGGCTCGCCGGCGGCAACACGCTCACCGCCGTGCTGCGGGTCGAGTCCGAGCCCGCGCCCGGCGTCGACGCGCTGACGGCCGCCGCCCGCCGGGCCGGTCTCCGCCTGGTGGTCGCCGGGGATACCGACCGCCGGTACGACGTCGCCGACGCCGTGCTGCCCGGCGGGCCCCGGATCGCCGAGACGGTACGGGCCCTCCAGTTCGACGGGGCGGTGGTGATGCTGGTCTCCGCCGACCGGGCGGCCCTCGGGGTCGCCGACTGCGGGCTGGGGGTGGCCGGGCCGGACGATCCGCCCCCGTGGGGCGCTCATCTGCTCGTCGGCACCGACCTGCGGACCTGCGCGCTGGTCGTGGAGGCGACCGGGGTGGCCCGCCGGATGAGCCGACAGAACATCCGGATCGCCGAGGCCGGCACCGGGCTGGGCGCGCTGGCCGCGTTCACCACCGAGCCCCGGCTCCTGCCCGGCCGTACGTTGTCCGCCGTGAACGCCGCCGCCGCCCTCGCCTTCGCGCACGGCGTGTGGCGGGCCCGGCACCTGTCCACCCCCACGGACGGCCCGGCCCCGACCCGTACCGCCTGGCACCTGATGCCGGCGCAGACCGTCCTGGACCTGCTCGACACCCGGGCCGACGGGCTCGCCTCGGCCGAGGTCGCCGGCCGGCGGCGGTCGGGCGACCCGGAGGCGACCGGTCCGGGTGGCCTGTTCCGGGCCTTCGTCGACGAGCTCGCCAACCCGCTCACCCCGGTCCTGGCCGCCGGGGCGGCGCTCTCCGCCGCGTTCGGCTCGCTGGTGGACGCCGCGCTGGTGGGCGGGATAGTCGGCGGGTCCGCGCTGGTCGGCGCCGTCCACCAGCGCAACACCGAACGGGCCCTGGCCGAGCTGCTCTCCCGCTCGGCGGTCACCGCCCGGGTCCGGCGGGACGGCGTCGAGCAGTCGGTGACCGCCGACGACCTGGTGGTCGGCGACGTGATCCTCCTCGGGCCGGGGGACGCGGTGCCCGCCGACTGCCGGGTGCTGGAGTCGGTCGGGCTGGAAGCCGACGAGTCCTCGCTCACCGGGGAGTCCCTGCCGGTCGCCAAGACCGACCGGCCGGTGGTGGCCGCCACCCTCGCCGACCGCCGGTCGATGCTCTACGAGGGCAGCTCCGTCGCCGCCGGGCACGGCACGGCGGTGGTGGTCGCCACGGGCGTCGACACCGAGGCGGGACGGAGTCTGGCCCTGGCCCGGCAGGCCACGCCAACCGGCGGGGTGGAGGCCCGGCTCGGCCGGTTGACCCGGGCGGCCGTGCCACTGGCCGTCGGGTCGGCGATCGCCGTGGCCGGGGCGGGGCTGCTGCGGGGCGTACCGCTGGCCCAGACCGCGGCGGCCGCCGCGAACCTGGCCGTCGCCTCGGTGCCGGAGGGGTTGCCGTTCCTGGTCAGCGCCGCGCAACTGGCCGCGGCCCGGCGGCTGGCCGAACACGGCGCCCTGGTCCGCAACCCGCGCACCATCGAGGCGCTGGGCCGGGTCGACGTACTCTGCTTCGACAAGACCGGCACCCTGACCGAGGGGCGGCTGCTCCTCGCCGGGGTCGGTGACGGCGACCGGTACGCCCCGGTCGAGCGGCTCGACGGGGCGGGCCCGCTCCGGGCGACGCTGGCCGCGGCGCTGCGGGCCACCCCCGACGCGGCGGACCCGGCGGAGCTGCCCGAGCAGACCGACCGGGCGATCCGGCTCGGCGCGCGACGGCTCGACGGACCGGCATCCGACGAACCGGCATCCCACGGACCGACATCCGACGGACCGGCATCCGACGGGCCGGCGGAACGGTTCGGCGCGGACGGCTGGCGGGCGGTCGGCGGCCTGCCCTTCGAGCCCTCCCGCGGCTACCACGCCACCCTCGGCGAGGACGACGACGGCCTGCTGCTCAGCGTGAAGGGCGCCCCGGAGACGGTGCTGCCCCGCTGCGTTGCCCACCGCCGGGCCGACGGCACGCGGCATCCGCTCGACGACCGCGACCGGGCCCGCCTCCAGGAGATCCTGGCCGAACGGGCGGGCGCCGGGCACCGGGTGCTCGCCGTCGCCGAGCGGCGCGTGCCCGGCCGGATGGTCACCGACAGCGAGGTACGCGAGCTGACCTTCGTGGGCTACCTGACGCTGGCCGACGGGATCCGGTCCAGCGCCGCGCCGGCGGTCCGCCGGATCCGGCAGGCCGGCGTGCACACCATCATGATCACCGGTGACCATCCGGCCACCGCCGCGACGATCGCCGCGACCATCAGCCCGGACGGCGACGAGCAGCGGGTGGTCACCGCCACCGAGCTCGACCAGCTCGACGACGAGGCGCTCGCCGACCGTCTGGCCCGCACCGACGTGGTCGCCCGCTGCACCCCGACCCACAAGGTACGCATCATCCAGGCGCTCCAGAAGCGCGGACGGGTGGTCGCGATGACCGGGGACGGCGCGAACGACGCCCCCGCGATCCGGCTCGCCGACGTCGGCATCGCCCTCGGCCAACGGGGCACCCCGGCCGCGAAGGCCGCCGCCGACCTGGTGGTCACCGACGACCGGCTGGAGACCATCATCGCCACCCTAGTCGAGGGGCGGGCCATGTGGTCCTCGGTGCGCCACGCGCTGAGCATCCTGGTCGGCGGCAACCTCGGCGAGATCGCGTTCAGCGTGCTCACCGCCGCCGTCACCGGCCGGTCCGCGCTCAACGGACGACAACTGCTGCTGGTCAACCTGCTCACCGACCTGGCGCCGGCGATGGCCATCGCGGTCCGCCCACCCGCCCGGGGCCACGAGAGCCTCCTCCGGGAGGGCCCGGACACCTCCCTCGGCGAAACCCTGACCAGGGAGATCGGGCTGCGGGCGGCGGCCACCACGCTGGGCGCGACGGCGGGTTGGACGATGGCCCGGTGGACCGGCACCCGACGGCGGGCCGGCACGGTGGCGCTCGCCTCGCTGGTCGGCACCCAGCTCGGGCAGACCGTGCTGGCCGGCGGGACCAGTCCGAGCGTGCTCGCCTCCACCGCCGCCTCGGTCGGCGTGCTGGTCGTCGTGGTGCAGACCCCCGGGCTCAGTCAATTCTTCGGCTGCACCCCGCTCGGCCCGGTCGGCTGGACCATCGCCGCCGGCTCCGCCCTCGGCGCGACCCTCGGCAACGGCGCCCTGACCCGCCTGACGCAGGGAAAGCCCCCTTCCTGA
- a CDS encoding GAP family protein: MNLLSVLPLAVVMVAGPQLVAAIFLASSRTAKRSSVAFLAGATLAVVTALTLWYVVFRAIRHGGAGGGGGGDDRTRHLIDWIVLAVLLVLMALVYARRRHSQPPKWMGRLEDAGPRFAFGLGFLLFAAMPSDEATMLSVAGSLAGHDKPWWHLLPFALLTLLLLALPLLSLLVLGRRALAVLPKIRDWANTHSWLVSEAVILIFVAIVVSDLLK, encoded by the coding sequence GTGAACCTGCTCAGCGTCCTACCGTTGGCCGTGGTCATGGTCGCCGGCCCGCAGCTCGTCGCCGCGATCTTCCTGGCCTCCAGCCGGACCGCGAAACGCAGCTCGGTGGCGTTCCTGGCGGGCGCCACGCTCGCCGTCGTGACCGCGCTGACCCTCTGGTACGTCGTCTTCCGCGCGATCCGGCACGGCGGCGCCGGCGGGGGTGGTGGTGGCGACGACCGGACCCGGCACCTGATCGACTGGATCGTCCTGGCCGTGCTGCTGGTCCTGATGGCGCTGGTCTACGCCCGGCGCAGGCACAGCCAGCCGCCGAAGTGGATGGGCCGGTTGGAGGACGCCGGGCCCCGGTTCGCGTTCGGGCTGGGCTTCCTGCTCTTCGCCGCGATGCCCAGCGACGAGGCCACCATGCTGTCGGTGGCGGGCAGCCTGGCCGGGCACGACAAACCGTGGTGGCACCTGCTGCCGTTCGCGCTCCTGACGCTGCTGCTGCTCGCGCTTCCGCTGCTGTCGCTGCTCGTCCTCGGCCGCCGGGCCCTGGCCGTCCTGCCGAAGATCCGGGACTGGGCGAACACGCACTCCTGGCTGGTCAGCGAGGCGGTCATCCTGATCTTCGTAGCGATCGTGGTGTCCGACCTGCTGAAGTGA
- a CDS encoding aminoglycoside adenylyltransferase, producing MINPADMNTDEVHTVLDTLAAAGCNAWISGGWGVDALFGRQTRPHRDLDLAVAAEDEAAALLALGRLGYVIETDWRPVRVEVVAEARGRVDLHPLKFDEVGHGHQAGLDGGSFRWPKECFTTGAIAGRPVNCISVEQQLLFHSGYEPRDIDRADLALLHTLATEAKRTSDIV from the coding sequence ATGATCAACCCTGCTGACATGAATACCGATGAGGTCCACACGGTTCTGGACACTCTCGCTGCCGCCGGCTGCAACGCATGGATCAGCGGTGGGTGGGGTGTGGACGCGTTGTTCGGACGGCAGACTCGTCCGCACCGTGACCTGGACCTGGCAGTCGCCGCAGAGGACGAAGCAGCGGCCCTGCTGGCTCTCGGCCGCCTGGGCTACGTCATCGAGACTGACTGGCGCCCGGTACGCGTTGAAGTGGTCGCCGAAGCGCGAGGCCGAGTAGACCTTCACCCGCTCAAGTTCGACGAGGTTGGCCACGGCCACCAGGCTGGCCTCGATGGCGGTAGCTTCCGTTGGCCGAAGGAGTGCTTCACCACTGGAGCCATCGCCGGCCGCCCGGTCAACTGCATCTCGGTGGAGCAGCAACTGCTGTTCCACAGCGGGTACGAGCCGCGCGACATCGACCGCGCCGACCTGGCCCTCCTGCACACACTCGCAACAGAGGCGAAGCGAACAAGCGATATCGTCTGA